One region of Zingiber officinale cultivar Zhangliang chromosome 7B, Zo_v1.1, whole genome shotgun sequence genomic DNA includes:
- the LOC122006954 gene encoding zinc finger CCCH domain-containing protein 33-like, producing the protein MCSGRGKRSAPTNGKSEAEMSALLLELASSNDLVALRRAVEEDGYPLDGAAPWYGRSLGGSRGMMMGFQQRTPLMIAALYGCTEVIEYILSVLPAEPVRGAVSDGATALHCAASGGSPSSLEAVKLLVGASSDLVDALDAKGNRPGDVIARQFSSAIAKSLEVILKSPSCPRVSSPRKEEQVKQMEKKEYPLDLTLPDINTGIYGTDEFRMYTFKVKPCSRAYSHDWTECPFVHPGENARRRDPRKYSYSCVPCPEFRKGSCRNGDACEYAHGVFESWLHPAQYRTRLCKDETGCNRRVCFFAHKREELRAVNPSAASVAGTVLSSPRSSPPALSSLDMATALMLMQQPGSPMSPSVSSGLGATAPWMSQTNNMTPPSDLQLSSSRLKASLSARNLDFDLDMLGLEGYKQKLVDEITKTTSPQANWGAKAPEYSDFPVDPSLLPKLKGLSLRHTGPQLQSPSGVQMHQSQLLSGFGGSLSSSPTVSAVSSFDHSMAKAIMNSRASAFAKRSQSFCDRGATASRQSTLSAMTTAVMATPRPAALSDWGSPDGKLDWGIHGEELNKLRKSVSFAHRGNQGTPNGVSTATVAAGDNEPDLSWVHSLVKDGPVATGGQIGAGYQQNGYQDIYAPWAEEHMVT; encoded by the coding sequence ATGTGCAGCGGCCGCGGGAAGCGCTCCGCTCCGACCAACGGCAAGTCAGAGGCGGAGATGTCAGCTTTGCTTCTGGAGCTTGCCTCCTCGAACGACCTCGTCGCCTTGAGGCGGGCGGTGGAGGAAGACGGCTACCCTCTCGATGGCGCAGCCCCCTGGTACGGCCGCTCCCTCGGGGGCTCCCGAGGGATGATGATGGGCTTCCAGCAGCGGACCCCGCTCATGATCGCGGCGCTCTATGGATGCACGGAGGTGATCGAGTACATCCTCTCGGTCCTTCCTGCCGAACCCGTTCGCGGTGCCGTTTCCGACGGCGCTACGGCCCTCCACTGCGCCGCCTCCGGTGGGTCTCCCTCCTCTCTCGAGGCAGTGAAGCTCTTGGTCGGCGCCTCTTCCGATTTGGTGGACGCCCTTGATGCAAAAGGAAACCGACCTGGCGATGTCATAGCGAGGCAGTTCTCTAGTGCCATCGCCAAATCCCTCGAAGTGATCCTGAAATCTCCTTCTTGCCCTAGGGTTTCGTCGCCGCGCAAAGAAGAGCAAGTTAAGCAAATGGAGAAGAAGGAATACCCTCTGGATTTGACGCTCCCGGACATTAATACTGGGATCTACGGCACCGACGAGTTCCGGATGTATACTTTCAAAGTTAAGCCATGCTCCCGCGCCTACTCCCACGACTGGACGGAGTGCCCCTTTGTGCACCCCGGAGAGAACGCCCGTCGCCGTGACCCAAGGAAGTACTCCTACAGCTGCGTGCCGTGTCCCGAATTCCGCAAAGGTTCTTGCCGCAACGGCGATGCCTGTGAGTACGCTCACGGTGTGTTTGAGAGTTGGCTCCACCCGGCCCAGTACCGGACTCGTCTCTGCAAGGACGAAACTGGTTGCAACCGCCGAGTGTGCTTCTTCGCCCACAAGCGAGAGGAGCTGCGAGCGGTGAATCCCTCTGCTGCATCGGTCGCCGGAACCGTGTTGTCGTCACCGAGATCGTCGCCGCCTGCTCTGTCCTCATTGGACATGGCCACGGCTTTGATGCTGATGCAGCAGCCAGGCTCTCCGATGTCCCCCTCGGTTTCTTCGGGGCTGGGGGCTACAGCGCCGTGGATGAGTCAAACAAACAACATGACGCCCCCCTCGGACTTGCAGCTGTCGAGCAGCAGACTCAAGGCTTCCCTTAGCGCCAGGAACTTGGACTTCGACCTCGACATGCTTGGACTCGAAGGATACAAGCAGAAACTTGTCGATGAGATAACCAAAACGACCTCTCCTCAGGCCAACTGGGGAGCAAAGGCCCCGGAATACAGTGACTTTCCCGTCGATCCCTCGCTGCTTCCAAAATTGAAGGGGCTGTCTTTGAGGCACACTGGACCTCAGTTGCAATCGCCCTCCGGAGTCCAGATGCACCAGTCTCAATTGCTCTCTGGATTCGGAGGCAGCCTGTCATCTTCCCCTACCGTTAGCGCAGTATCGTCTTTCGATCACTCGATGGCGAAGGCCATCATGAACTCGAGGGCTTCTGCGTTTGCCAAGCGCAGCCAGAGCTTCTGTGACCGTGGGGCGACAGCCAGTCGCCAGTCCACTCTCTCTGCGATGACTACCGCAGTGATGGCCACACCACGGCCAGCCGCACTTTCAGATTGGGGTTCGCCGGATGGGAAATTGGATTGGGGCATTCATGGAGAAGAACTGAACAAGCTAAGAAAATCTGTCTCCTTTGCCCACCGAGGCAACCAGGGGACCCCTAACGGGGTTTCTACAGCCACCGTGGCTGCCGGAGACAATGAGCCCGATTTGTCCTGGGTTCATTCTCTGGTGAAGGATGGGCCTGTAGCTACCGGAGGACAGATCGGTGCTGGCTACCAGCAGAATGGATACCAGGACATATATGCACCTTGGGCGGAGGAACACATGGTGACATAG